The Suricata suricatta isolate VVHF042 chromosome 16, meerkat_22Aug2017_6uvM2_HiC, whole genome shotgun sequence genome contains the following window.
GAATTGATTCCTGTTCTCCCTAAATCCGTGTGATAAGCCCCATTATGATGGAATTCAGCAGTTTTGTAAACTCttgaattttagaatattaaCTTTAGTGACCGcggaattaaaatttctttttgccaTTCTGAACCCTCTTTTGAGTAATCTAGAACCCAAATTGCATTTATGTGGTTATATTGGTAACTAGCATTGGTTTTTCAGAGTTAAATTCTTTGCGACAGAATGATGATTATAACTGAGGAAACATTAAATTTGAGAAAACcagttttcattttgtagaaATATGGCTTATACAATTACTGGGAATACACTCTTAGGACATCAGTAGACTGATCTTTTGATACCCCTGAGATAAATATGGCCTGGTATCCCACCAAAGGTAGATTCATGGGAAAGGTGTTTGCTTTATCTTTCATTTAGCCTGACAAGTTAGTTATATTGTTGTCATTTCTTCCAGATGACCTTTATCtcttaaataatatttactgCTGTGCTGATAAATGCTTCCACAACACTGGTAGGGTACAAAGAATTCTTAACCTGTTGACTATACTATCCCCAatgttgtgtgtgtctctctggggcttttatctttgtatctttatttatttaccttcttttttgactctttttcccctttgcataTTGTATGTGATTTTTATCAGGGAATGGAATTAGAATAGAAAGATGTACTCTCAGTACCAGACTAAGAAAGAACTTTTGAAGATGgccttccatttctcttctcttctctctactttttGAGGTGTGGGGCGCCGATCAGTGGGAAACAAGGTTAATACTTAGCTGATGTTCACGGTCTAGGGAAGACTTAGATGGATGATGGGATCGCAGCAGACCCCCTCCGTTCCCCCAAATCCAGGTCTAAAGCAGATAACTGTTTACCATTAGGCAGAGTTCACCAAAGCTAGTGCCCTGGTAACCCTTTGGATCACTTGTAGCTCCCTGTGGCTGCTGGTGGCTGACTCAGAATGGGAAAGAAATAGCAGGGGAATTGaacccagagacagagggaggagaatgTCTAGTCAAAACTGATTTGATCTGACTTAAGCTGCTTAAACAGTGTTTCTTAGTAGTTTATGGTCCAGTTTCTGTTTCAGCTAGTCCATCCAGTGGGATTTTTAATAGATCTTAAAAAAAGGAGTTCTGCATGTGTTCTGGATCATTTTGATAAAGAGCTTTTGTCTGGTACACAACTCCTAATAACGTGTGATTAGTGCAGTgtaatttatggtttttaaatccTCTGTCTGTGTGCCTTTATCCTTTTGCTCACAGTACGTTTTGCATGAAACTTAAGTATTTCTGgcttgtaaatattatttataaaacaaatgatagTTGTAGTTATTTTTCTCCTGCctccttttattcttatttatggtttttgttACAGAAATGAGCCGCCAGACTGCGACAGCATTACCCACTGGAACCTCGAAGTGTACGCCGTCCCAGAGGGTGCCTGCCCTCACTGGCACAACTGCATCCAATAATGACTTGGCGAGTCTGTTTGAGTGTCCGGTCTGCTTTGACTATGTGTTACCGCCCATTCTTCAGTGTCAGAGTGGCCATCTTGTTTGTAGCAACTGTCGCCCAAAGCTCACATGTTGTCCAACTTGCCGGGGCCCGTTGGGATCCATTCGCAACTTGGCTATGGAGAAAGTGGCCAATTCCGTACTTTTCCCTTGTAAATATGCCTCTTCTGGATGTGAAATAACTCtgccacacacagaaaaagcAGACCATGAAGAGCTCTGTGAGTTTAGGCCTTATTCGTGTCCATGCCCTGGTGCTTCCTGTAAATGGCAAGGCTCTTTGGATGCTGTAATGCCCCACCTGATGCATCAGCATAAGTCCATTACAACCCTGCAGGGAGAGGATATAGTTTTCCTTGCCACAGACATCAATCTTCCTGGTGCTGTTGACTGGGTGATGATGCAGTCCTGTTTCGGCTTTCACTTCATGTTAGTCCTGGAGAAACAGGAGAAGTACGACGGTCACCAGCAGTTCTTTGCAATTGTACAGCTGATAGGAACACGCAAGCAAGCTGAAAATTTTGCTTATCGACTTGAGCTAAATGGTCATAGGCGGCGATTGACTTGGGAAGCGACTCCACGATCTATTCATGAGGGAATCGCAACAGCCATTATGAATAGCGACTGCCTAGTCTTTGACACCAGCATTGCACAGCTTTTTGCAGAGAATGGCAATTTAGGCATCAATGTAACTATTTCCATGTGTTGAAATGGCAATCAAACATTTTCTGGCCAGTGTTTAAAACCATTGCATTCAGTGTCACAGAATAAGGCACCCGTCTGCCTGCCAACCTGAAACTTCTGGTAGGTGGAAGCTAGACGCATGAAGGTAAATTAAAGGAAAGGCTGTTAGACACAGGAAACAGTTGCATGTAGTAAcactaatatatttaaaaataagtcaacagtaaaccactgaaaaaaatatatatatacacccaagATGGGCATCTTTTGTATTAAGAAAGGAAGCATtgtaaaataattctgaattttttgTGTTGTAGATTGAGTGTACTGTTGAAAAATaccaggttttgttttgtgtgtgtgcccgcaagtgtgcgtgcgtgtgtgtgtgcgtgtgtgcgtgcgtgtgtgtttgttttctttaactgaCAAGCCATGTTGAGTGGTCTTGGACCACTGCTTTTCCCTTTGTGAGTCAATACATAGTGctgctgtgtgtgtatatttttttgtgtgtatttgctaatttttattaattctagtttttcattaaataaatttgactttcttttctgtaattcaggtttttcctcactttttttgTACCTTTTTAAAGTTAGTGTCTTTTTGATATGCATAATTGTTTATGGTAAAGTTTATACATATGTGTTCATTACGTATTTTCCTTTACCCCATTAATCAtatcattagaaatattttaaattcaactcCTGTGAAAGTATGAAttccagaaaggaaaagtaaCATCAGAAGAATTATCAGAAGGTCTTTAAAGCAGTTATACgatggtctctgtctctttctccacttGAGTCATACCTTTGAGCTTATTCTTTTAAAGGTTAGggaatactgatttttttaattctagaaaaaaaaaatcaggcttattttttcttccaaataccttggacaaatcacatgtttaaaatttgttcttGTATTTATTGGTTTTGCAAAAGAAGCATCGTCTTACACAGTATTTGTAATCAAAAGcaaatcatttgtttaaaaaaagggcagtttgcaaaaaatgtttttggtctTTTATAATTCTCATTAAAAGAATATCTGGCAAATTAAAAACTCTTACGTGTTTGCTTTAGCTCTAAGTTTGATTAAAATCCAGATAGTTCTCCTGTTCAGTTCTGTACTTCATAACTGAAAACTGTGTATTTTGAAGTGTAATAGAATTGTTCTAAGCTAAGGAATGAATGTATGGCCTCTGTTTACAcagtcttgtttttcttccctctcgCTTACATTTGTATTTTCACAATTCTGTAGGAGACTAATTATAATTAGTTAAAATGCTGATcaattttttccccccttaagaaaaagaaacccaataaAGAGGAGTTAGTATTTTGTAGCCTAATGGTTATGAGCCTGGGCTCTACAGCAGACTTGCAAGGACCTACATGTGATTCTCGCTCTAGCCTGCTTCTCAGCTATGGGACCTTGGGCCCCAGTTTCCTAATGTATAGGATAGGGTTAATTACGGTAGCTCCCCCAGAGCGGGAGGTGTGATACCAGTAAGTTAACCTAGAACAGTGCTTTGCACATAATAAGCACCCATCAAATGTTAGCTGCTATTATTATGCCTTTAACTAGCACCATGTCTTCAACTTGCTATTACCCGGAGGCACCTGACAGGATTCTGAAATTGCCTTCTGAATGGCCAAAGATCATTTTTTATGTGGCTTTTATGGATACACTAAACTTAGAAAGTCAGTTAAAATTAATTTGGACTGCTCCCTTATCCTACCACCAATTCTGCGTAACAGAATTTACTTCTGTTAATCATTTTCAGGAAATGAGATTTGTGTAGTCTCTTCCCCGACATAAGCATTATGTTTTGAATTGGTTGTAACATCTGCTTGTAAGCCATTTTTGTGGTGAAAGGTCAACCACAAAGGTGTATCTTGGTCTATTCCTGTTAGCGTGTGTGTTTAGAAAAGCAGTTTTCCCTCCTCATTTGATGTATGACTACTTTGGTGGAGgtgtatcattttgtttttaaaatattttgaagtgtttCTTGGGTAATGAAAGTAGTGTGTCCTCAGTGTAGAGTTTGGGAGTTAGAAAATGGCACATGCAAGAGTCATAGCTGTCCATTCAGAGATGACtgacaacatttttatttttctagtcctttgtatatttatgtgttttgatAATTTATAACCCCCTCATGCCCTCACACAACACAGTCAGTGCATTTCACTTTAATAATCTTAGACACCATTTTGAGAAACGTTTGTGAGGATTAACTATAATTTTAAGCAGTTTCCTGATGTTAGGTACTGCTTTGTCCAGTTGGGTCTATGTAAATCTTTTCTGGCTATTTATAAATAACCTGTGAACATTTCTATATGTTTTCTGAGTCTATTcttgggatctttttttttttttaaggtcgtGTTACATTTGTCATTACTTTCTGGGGAGAGTTTTCAATGGACACAGTGTAGCAGTGTGAAGGATTTTCTCTTTCAGTGTAACCTAATGTTTTGCTATTTTATGCAaattaagatagtaaattttctGTGTTTGACAGATATAAAGTTGACAACTTATCTATATTTTAAGTCATCTTCATATTCTTGGTCTGTAGGGATGATGAGATCTATAGCCATTACTTGGTCCACTTGAACTCTTAGTCATCTTTGCTATAATCAGAATTCTGCTTTCTCCTATTAATGCCCTGCCCCAACTTTTGAGGTCTTGGTGTTTTCTTGCAGGAAATTGTATAGGGTAGGAGAGGTGATACTCTTgaactttgttcttttgcatttatacatagacatatatacgcatacacacacactttttaagtgtttacttttgagagagacagcatgagtgggggaggggcagagagacgggactgaggatcccaagtgggctctgtgctgacagtagcccagtgtggggtttgaactccatgaacctgagatcatggcctcggCCGAAGTCTGACACCCAGcgtactcagccacccaggtgcccctcttttgcgTTTATATTCTTAAACTTGAATTTGTCCTGTTGAATTGAATCATGGGCCAGTTTAATAtgttgattgttttttgtttcagtgattttttttcaataattttttttaaggcccACATTTCTGCAAACTACATGTATGGGAGTGGCTGTTGATACTTTGATTTACCAAAAATCATCATGCTCTCCTGCATTTAAT
Protein-coding sequences here:
- the SIAH1 gene encoding E3 ubiquitin-protein ligase SIAH1 isoform X1; protein product: MTGKSTSPFLYSWRGVLLTCLPAAGTRKRKEMSRQTATALPTGTSKCTPSQRVPALTGTTASNNDLASLFECPVCFDYVLPPILQCQSGHLVCSNCRPKLTCCPTCRGPLGSIRNLAMEKVANSVLFPCKYASSGCEITLPHTEKADHEELCEFRPYSCPCPGASCKWQGSLDAVMPHLMHQHKSITTLQGEDIVFLATDINLPGAVDWVMMQSCFGFHFMLVLEKQEKYDGHQQFFAIVQLIGTRKQAENFAYRLELNGHRRRLTWEATPRSIHEGIATAIMNSDCLVFDTSIAQLFAENGNLGINVTISMC
- the SIAH1 gene encoding E3 ubiquitin-protein ligase SIAH1 isoform X2, whose translation is MSRQTATALPTGTSKCTPSQRVPALTGTTASNNDLASLFECPVCFDYVLPPILQCQSGHLVCSNCRPKLTCCPTCRGPLGSIRNLAMEKVANSVLFPCKYASSGCEITLPHTEKADHEELCEFRPYSCPCPGASCKWQGSLDAVMPHLMHQHKSITTLQGEDIVFLATDINLPGAVDWVMMQSCFGFHFMLVLEKQEKYDGHQQFFAIVQLIGTRKQAENFAYRLELNGHRRRLTWEATPRSIHEGIATAIMNSDCLVFDTSIAQLFAENGNLGINVTISMC